In a single window of the Anaplasma platys genome:
- a CDS encoding TRAP transporter fused permease subunit, with translation MKLHRVVENFEYGGQKTPGGRVVGCAEFLWAFFQLFIASPLPFWLASHYGLDELVLSGVKSRVIHLSFALFLLFLVMPYRRGKERDSVGVIDWVLAVVAAGSVSYVLIFYEVITERVAMPTFLDVVVALTGIVLLMEAARRAIGFPIVIVSSVFLLYAAFGYLLPDIVAHRGHDLTSIVSHNWLTSEGIFGVALGVSCNFVFMYVLFGALLDKAGAGGFFMKLSVALLRGSVGGPAKAAVVGSGFMGMMSGSSVANTVTVGSFTIPLMKKMGMSPEKAAAVEVSAGINGQITPPVMGAAAFLMAEFLALPYSDIVKHALVPALMVYIGLLVIVHFEAKRLQYDLGIADNQAGSVSRIPMMILRFLIGVVSIILLFGFVHLVVDGVTILGFHVPGIRDIFQDASVYAMAALLVVSYIAILVYRPQKNSADSVKGEEFSMSDNLSESAWDIFRQGLHYFIPVLILVWSLVVEKVSSSLACFWTNLFLIFMLLAEGVVASVRARNYSNIIPALYADLKRVVSAMMFSSRNMLPIAVATATAGIVVGMVGLTGFGLSIGALVDALAGSSVLLALLVTAVICIVLGMGMPTTGCYIIVSTLVVPALSILAHKNGLQTPLVALHLFVFYFGLMADVTPPVGIASYAAAAIAKANSFKTGVQSFLYNIKTMVIPFMFVFNGNIILHGVESVGSAVLDIVIATMSVVVLSSGMQGFFFKKNKLYESAALILCGVMLMAPGGIANYFYGNSKEVFIEGTRVTVGKGDSVRINYSREVGASGGYVVVPVQERYTGGMSGLLNSQAGLEVGTINGRIVVLDTMKGGYVHNYLDEGDVITRLEVLKRNNNGYYVVTVAVVLLAVLVFLQRSRNDVTR, from the coding sequence ATGAAACTTCATCGAGTAGTGGAAAACTTTGAATATGGGGGGCAGAAGACCCCAGGAGGGCGCGTTGTAGGTTGCGCAGAATTTTTATGGGCATTCTTTCAGTTGTTCATCGCTTCTCCATTGCCGTTCTGGTTAGCATCTCATTATGGCCTGGATGAGTTGGTGCTGTCGGGTGTTAAATCGCGAGTCATACATTTGTCTTTTGCGTTGTTCTTGCTGTTTTTAGTTATGCCTTACAGACGTGGAAAGGAACGGGACAGTGTGGGTGTTATTGATTGGGTGTTGGCTGTCGTGGCAGCGGGTTCCGTATCGTACGTGCTAATTTTTTATGAAGTTATAACTGAAAGGGTTGCGATGCCCACATTTCTTGATGTGGTTGTTGCTCTGACAGGCATTGTGCTTCTTATGGAGGCGGCCCGGCGCGCTATTGGCTTCCCGATAGTAATTGTTTCTAGCGTTTTTCTGTTGTATGCGGCGTTTGGCTACCTGTTGCCTGACATAGTTGCGCACAGGGGGCATGATCTTACGTCCATAGTGTCGCACAATTGGTTGACCTCCGAGGGGATATTTGGTGTTGCTTTAGGGGTGTCATGTAATTTTGTTTTCATGTACGTTCTTTTCGGTGCTTTGTTAGATAAAGCAGGTGCTGGTGGTTTTTTTATGAAGCTGTCAGTGGCGCTGCTCAGAGGATCGGTTGGTGGCCCAGCTAAAGCAGCGGTTGTTGGGTCTGGCTTCATGGGGATGATGTCAGGATCATCAGTCGCCAATACCGTGACGGTTGGATCATTTACTATCCCGTTAATGAAAAAAATGGGCATGTCCCCGGAAAAGGCAGCAGCAGTCGAAGTGTCTGCGGGAATCAATGGTCAAATAACTCCTCCAGTTATGGGGGCGGCAGCGTTTTTAATGGCGGAGTTTTTAGCGCTTCCATACTCTGATATAGTCAAGCACGCCCTTGTGCCGGCGCTTATGGTATACATTGGGTTGCTAGTGATAGTGCACTTTGAAGCCAAGCGCCTACAATATGATCTAGGAATCGCTGATAACCAGGCTGGCAGCGTATCACGAATTCCAATGATGATCCTTAGGTTCCTCATAGGAGTGGTGTCTATAATTCTACTATTCGGATTTGTGCATCTGGTTGTAGATGGGGTGACTATATTGGGGTTTCATGTGCCTGGGATCAGAGACATATTCCAGGATGCTAGCGTCTATGCGATGGCTGCTCTTCTGGTGGTATCGTACATAGCGATATTGGTATACCGCCCACAGAAGAACAGTGCAGATTCTGTTAAGGGCGAAGAGTTCTCAATGTCGGATAACTTGTCGGAGAGTGCTTGGGATATCTTTAGGCAGGGACTGCATTATTTCATACCGGTTCTAATCCTTGTATGGTCTTTGGTAGTTGAAAAGGTGTCGTCGTCCCTGGCGTGCTTTTGGACTAATCTGTTCCTAATATTCATGTTGTTGGCTGAGGGAGTAGTGGCGTCAGTGAGAGCACGCAATTATTCCAATATTATCCCAGCGCTATACGCAGACCTCAAAAGAGTTGTTTCTGCAATGATGTTTAGCTCTAGGAACATGTTGCCGATAGCAGTGGCTACTGCCACTGCGGGCATCGTAGTTGGGATGGTGGGGCTTACTGGCTTTGGTTTGTCTATTGGCGCGTTGGTGGATGCGTTAGCGGGAAGTAGTGTTCTCCTGGCGCTGTTAGTAACAGCAGTGATTTGCATTGTTCTCGGGATGGGCATGCCTACGACCGGGTGCTACATTATTGTTTCCACGCTTGTCGTTCCAGCGCTGAGCATCCTCGCCCACAAGAATGGCTTACAAACACCGCTGGTGGCGCTGCATTTGTTTGTGTTTTACTTTGGTCTTATGGCTGATGTAACTCCTCCTGTTGGCATAGCGTCCTACGCAGCTGCGGCTATTGCCAAGGCAAATTCCTTTAAGACAGGGGTGCAGTCGTTCTTGTATAACATAAAGACTATGGTGATCCCGTTTATGTTTGTCTTCAACGGTAACATAATTTTGCACGGTGTTGAGAGTGTAGGGAGTGCCGTTCTAGATATAGTGATTGCTACAATGAGTGTTGTGGTTCTTTCCTCCGGTATGCAGGGGTTTTTCTTTAAAAAGAACAAACTTTACGAATCTGCAGCCCTAATCTTATGCGGGGTAATGCTTATGGCCCCTGGCGGTATAGCTAACTATTTTTATGGGAACAGCAAAGAAGTGTTCATAGAAGGAACCAGGGTAACTGTCGGAAAGGGAGATAGTGTAAGAATAAATTACAGCCGAGAGGTAGGCGCTAGCGGCGGGTATGTGGTGGTACCTGTGCAGGAAAGATATACGGGTGGCATGTCCGGGTTGCTGAACAGCCAGGCGGGTCTCGAAGTTGGCACGATCAATGGGAGGATTGTGGTCTTAGATACGATGAAAGGCGGCTACGTTCACAATTATCTGGATGAAGGCGATGTAATAACGCGCCTTGAGGTGTTAAAAAGGAATAACAATGGATACTATGTGGTAACGGTTGCTGTGGTATTGTTAGCAGTGTTGGTCTTTCTTCAACGTAGTAGAAATGACGTTACACGGTAA
- the glyA gene encoding serine hydroxymethyltransferase → MRCVDSRGVVESDAGVAACLKAELDRQNSCLQMIASENFVSRAVLQAQGSVLTNKYAEGYPGNRYYCGCEAVDVAERLAMERLCELFGCKYANVQPHSGSQANQQVFFALLKPGDTVLGMSLSSGGHLTHGAAPNMSGQWFNAVQYDVREDTCLLDMDEVEAIALETKPALIIAGASSYPRHIDFKAFRAIADKVGAYLHADIAHYSGLIAGGHYPSPFGHAHVVTSTTHKTLRGPRGGVVMTDDEEIHKKIRSSVFPGTQGGALMHVIAAKAIAFREAMSPDFKLYIKQVLDNSRALAGVLLAGGLNVVTGGTDSHMVVVDLRSRGLAGKDVALSLERSGIVCNKNGVPFDTEKPWITSGIRLGSAAETSRGLGVSEFEEIGRLVLKVVDSMARGVSDMSAVESEVRSMVASLVRPLPYATAM, encoded by the coding sequence ATGAGGTGCGTGGATAGCCGAGGTGTGGTTGAGTCTGATGCGGGGGTTGCTGCGTGTTTAAAGGCTGAGCTGGATAGGCAAAATTCCTGTTTGCAGATGATAGCATCGGAGAATTTTGTGAGCCGTGCGGTGTTGCAAGCCCAGGGGTCTGTTTTGACCAACAAGTATGCCGAAGGATATCCCGGTAATAGGTACTATTGCGGATGCGAAGCTGTTGATGTGGCTGAGCGTCTTGCGATGGAGAGGTTGTGTGAGCTTTTTGGGTGTAAGTACGCTAATGTACAGCCTCATTCAGGTTCGCAGGCAAATCAACAGGTATTTTTTGCGCTTTTGAAGCCGGGCGATACTGTGTTGGGTATGTCGTTGTCTTCGGGTGGGCATTTGACGCATGGTGCTGCTCCTAATATGTCGGGCCAGTGGTTCAATGCAGTGCAGTACGATGTCCGGGAGGATACCTGTCTTCTTGATATGGACGAAGTGGAAGCTATAGCTCTGGAGACGAAGCCCGCTTTGATTATTGCTGGGGCGTCTTCATATCCCAGGCATATAGACTTCAAGGCATTTAGGGCGATTGCTGATAAAGTGGGGGCATACCTTCATGCTGACATTGCTCACTACTCGGGTTTGATCGCTGGAGGCCATTATCCTTCTCCGTTTGGCCATGCGCATGTTGTAACTTCAACGACTCATAAGACTCTGCGTGGGCCGCGGGGTGGTGTCGTCATGACTGATGATGAGGAAATTCACAAAAAAATTAGATCTTCGGTGTTCCCCGGAACGCAGGGTGGAGCACTTATGCACGTTATAGCTGCTAAGGCTATAGCGTTTCGTGAGGCGATGAGCCCTGATTTTAAGCTTTACATAAAGCAGGTTCTGGATAATTCTCGCGCGCTCGCGGGCGTTTTGTTGGCTGGGGGGTTGAACGTTGTCACTGGTGGAACCGATAGCCACATGGTGGTGGTTGATCTGAGGTCGCGTGGGCTAGCGGGCAAGGATGTTGCATTGTCTCTGGAGAGATCCGGGATAGTTTGTAACAAAAATGGTGTGCCCTTCGATACGGAAAAACCGTGGATTACTTCAGGAATCAGATTGGGTTCTGCGGCGGAAACTTCTAGAGGCCTTGGGGTTTCTGAATTTGAAGAAATTGGCCGTTTGGTGCTGAAAGTTGTTGATTCTATGGCTCGTGGCGTTAGCGATATGTCTGCTGTGGAGTCTGAAGTGCGCTCCATGGTTGCCAGTCTTGTTCGACCTTTGCCCTACGCTACTGCTATGTAG
- the ligA gene encoding NAD-dependent DNA ligase LigA produces MPSRERQRLRELNAQIKHHDRLYHGQDSPEISDAQYDALVQEKRVLLEEFPELSSFDDYTGVVGSQYIESRLPKITHREPMLSLENSFTQQDVEKFIARVRKRLDLADQHPLTLACEPKIDGMSFSALYEHDKLKIVATRGNGILGEDITAAAKMLRGLPHEISTSAPATEVRGEIYMHHDDFAKLKGECNFANPRNAAAGSIRQLNPAIVAERNLRYIAYSIAGSTLLTQQEVISQLQAWGFHTHSDILFTDSIEQAFEFHTKMYNNRSTLGYDIDGIVYKINDIKLQKLLGATGKFPRWATAYKFPSTEAVTRLLDITVQVGRTGVVTPVAELEPINIGGTVVSRASLHNLDEIERKDIRVGDHVIVKRAGEVIPQIVGVDSAARGNVVHKEFVFPANCPSCGSGLVREPGEVAMRCLAELSCNAQLLERVRHFVSRDGLNIVGLGKKQVEFFCNASYIKNVADIFVLEDKIRGANLAAEHGWGEKSISNLLDSIRQGSTVKLGNFIYALGIRYIGQGAAKILAEHYKSCDNWVNAMMLLSTTGQMDDITGIGEKSVESLRVFFSTTTNIEVIKALLERLNILDNESNTAIESAITGKTIVFTGTLESMNRSEAAALAAKLGAKVGNAVSSNTDLLVAGANAGSKLAAAEKLGIESIDEAAWLELLRTHDITIELGA; encoded by the coding sequence ATGCCCAGCAGAGAAAGACAGCGGTTACGGGAGCTAAATGCTCAAATAAAACACCATGATAGGCTTTATCATGGTCAAGATTCTCCTGAAATCTCAGACGCCCAGTATGATGCACTGGTGCAAGAGAAACGCGTGCTGCTTGAGGAATTTCCTGAGCTGAGCTCCTTTGATGACTACACAGGAGTTGTCGGCTCACAATACATAGAGTCGCGGCTGCCCAAAATTACACATCGTGAGCCCATGCTGTCGCTAGAGAACTCTTTTACGCAACAGGATGTGGAAAAGTTCATTGCTAGAGTACGCAAGCGCTTGGACCTGGCGGATCAGCACCCACTAACCTTGGCATGCGAACCTAAAATAGATGGGATGTCGTTTTCGGCACTTTACGAGCATGACAAACTGAAAATAGTCGCAACCCGTGGTAATGGCATTTTGGGAGAAGACATAACTGCTGCAGCCAAAATGCTGCGTGGTCTGCCACATGAAATATCGACGTCCGCCCCTGCCACTGAGGTTCGCGGTGAAATATATATGCACCACGATGACTTTGCAAAACTGAAGGGTGAATGTAATTTTGCCAACCCGCGCAACGCTGCGGCGGGATCGATACGACAACTAAACCCCGCCATAGTCGCAGAAAGGAACCTGCGTTATATAGCATATTCCATAGCAGGCAGCACACTACTCACGCAGCAGGAAGTTATATCACAACTGCAAGCTTGGGGCTTTCATACCCACTCTGACATACTTTTCACCGACTCAATAGAGCAAGCATTCGAATTTCATACCAAAATGTACAATAACCGCAGCACTCTTGGGTACGATATAGATGGTATAGTCTATAAAATAAATGACATAAAACTCCAGAAGTTGCTTGGGGCTACCGGCAAGTTTCCACGGTGGGCTACCGCGTATAAGTTTCCATCAACTGAAGCCGTGACTAGATTGCTCGATATTACCGTACAAGTTGGCAGAACTGGAGTGGTCACTCCGGTGGCAGAGTTAGAACCGATCAACATAGGCGGAACCGTGGTTTCAAGAGCTAGTCTTCATAATTTAGATGAGATAGAACGCAAGGATATTCGTGTAGGAGACCACGTTATAGTAAAAAGAGCCGGGGAGGTTATACCGCAGATCGTCGGAGTAGACAGTGCTGCTAGAGGCAATGTTGTTCACAAAGAGTTCGTGTTTCCCGCAAATTGCCCATCCTGTGGCAGCGGATTGGTAAGAGAGCCTGGAGAAGTAGCAATGCGCTGTCTGGCAGAGCTATCCTGCAATGCACAGCTACTGGAACGGGTGAGACATTTTGTCTCTCGGGACGGACTAAACATAGTTGGGCTTGGAAAAAAACAAGTGGAGTTCTTTTGTAACGCGTCATACATCAAAAATGTTGCTGATATATTCGTTTTGGAAGACAAGATAAGAGGCGCCAACCTAGCTGCTGAGCATGGCTGGGGAGAGAAGTCCATATCCAACCTCCTAGATTCCATTAGGCAAGGATCCACCGTAAAGCTCGGCAACTTTATCTATGCTTTGGGCATACGATATATAGGCCAAGGGGCGGCCAAAATTTTAGCAGAACACTACAAGTCTTGCGATAACTGGGTAAATGCTATGATGCTCTTATCCACCACAGGACAGATGGACGATATTACCGGAATAGGGGAAAAAAGCGTCGAGTCACTACGCGTGTTTTTCTCAACGACTACAAACATCGAAGTGATAAAAGCTCTGCTCGAACGACTTAATATCCTGGATAACGAAAGTAACACGGCCATAGAGTCTGCGATTACTGGCAAGACCATAGTATTTACTGGAACTCTAGAAAGCATGAACAGGTCAGAAGCTGCGGCGCTCGCGGCCAAACTGGGGGCAAAGGTTGGCAATGCTGTATCATCAAATACCGATCTACTAGTAGCCGGAGCTAACGCGGGTAGTAAACTGGCAGCTGCAGAAAAACTGGGAATAGAATCCATTGATGAAGCTGCGTGGTTGGAGTTGCTCCGCACCCATGACATTACAATAGAACTTGGAGCTTGA
- the rpsR gene encoding 30S ribosomal protein S18, which translates to MSHGEKKHGGDGGSGSSYSPLVYLKRPYFRKSRTCPLAQCPDEDIDYKNKVLLSKFVSEYGRILPSRITSVSASKQKLLARAIKRARFLALLPYC; encoded by the coding sequence GTGTCGCATGGGGAAAAAAAGCATGGCGGTGATGGAGGCTCAGGGAGTTCGTATTCTCCTTTAGTGTACCTCAAAAGGCCATATTTCAGAAAATCTAGAACTTGCCCTTTGGCGCAGTGCCCGGATGAAGATATTGATTACAAGAACAAGGTCTTGCTTTCAAAGTTTGTTTCAGAGTACGGTAGGATACTGCCGAGTCGGATAACTTCGGTATCTGCTAGTAAGCAAAAGCTGCTTGCGCGTGCTATCAAGAGGGCTAGGTTCCTTGCGCTGTTGCCTTATTGCTAA
- the rplI gene encoding 50S ribosomal protein L9 has translation MLSVILRSSVRGLGKAGEVARVKPGYARYLLSDGKAVRATKRNMELLEEKLSVIAEQSEKKLREADKAAASLAEECLIIIRQASDDGKLFGSVTVRDVAKLLDAIGYAVQPKEVFFSETIKRTGEYDVSVELHADLVAVVKLHVVRNDAEAERVKLAVAREKKSRSEVVAAEAAEAASSGASAVAESEGVSAPAMGESVSSGDVEGSI, from the coding sequence ATGTTATCGGTAATTCTTAGGTCTAGTGTGCGCGGCTTGGGTAAAGCCGGCGAGGTTGCCAGGGTGAAGCCTGGATACGCTAGGTATCTGCTGTCTGACGGCAAAGCTGTGAGAGCAACGAAGAGGAACATGGAGCTGTTGGAAGAAAAGCTCTCAGTAATCGCTGAGCAAAGCGAGAAGAAGTTGAGGGAGGCAGATAAGGCGGCTGCGTCTCTGGCTGAGGAATGTTTGATCATCATCAGGCAGGCCTCCGATGACGGAAAGCTCTTCGGTTCTGTAACTGTTCGTGATGTTGCGAAATTGCTTGACGCTATAGGCTATGCTGTGCAGCCCAAGGAAGTGTTTTTTAGTGAAACGATAAAGCGCACTGGTGAATATGATGTGAGCGTTGAATTGCATGCGGACCTAGTTGCCGTGGTGAAGCTCCACGTTGTTCGCAACGATGCCGAGGCAGAGAGAGTGAAGCTAGCGGTGGCTCGTGAGAAGAAGAGCAGGAGTGAGGTAGTGGCTGCGGAGGCAGCAGAAGCTGCGTCTTCTGGTGCCTCTGCTGTAGCAGAATCTGAGGGTGTGAGTGCGCCTGCCATGGGGGAGAGCGTAAGCAGCGGGGATGTGGAAGGCAGTATTTAG
- a CDS encoding frataxin family protein: MVSMSSNTDLWTLANGALESLLVMVEAMEVPEGSVPVSCDRGSDSVEITDGENSYLVSWHAPTSQIWVASPISGSVRFAYDSEKECWWDARGNQELFTFVKAEVCDIFGILGG, translated from the coding sequence ATGGTGAGTATGAGCTCTAACACTGATCTGTGGACCTTGGCGAATGGCGCGCTTGAGTCTTTACTGGTGATGGTGGAGGCTATGGAGGTGCCTGAAGGTTCTGTTCCCGTTTCTTGTGACAGGGGGAGCGATTCGGTAGAGATTACAGACGGGGAAAATTCTTACTTAGTAAGCTGGCACGCACCTACTTCTCAAATTTGGGTGGCTTCGCCTATTAGTGGTTCCGTACGTTTTGCATATGATTCGGAAAAGGAATGCTGGTGGGACGCTAGGGGCAATCAAGAGCTATTCACTTTTGTGAAGGCAGAGGTTTGTGACATATTTGGTATCTTAGGAGGATAA
- a CDS encoding BolA family protein, with amino-acid sequence MAVEISKLRELLGSAFPGGVVDVARLADDDDHYAIRIVSARFCGKSKIEQHRMVYDALSGVIVHALQIQTSVGERDG; translated from the coding sequence ATGGCCGTAGAAATTTCGAAATTGAGAGAGCTGCTGGGCAGCGCATTTCCTGGTGGTGTTGTGGATGTAGCCAGACTTGCTGATGACGATGATCACTATGCAATCAGGATTGTTTCAGCTAGGTTCTGCGGGAAATCAAAAATTGAACAGCATAGAATGGTGTACGATGCGCTGTCCGGGGTGATAGTGCATGCACTCCAAATTCAAACAAGCGTGGGGGAGCGTGATGGGTAG
- the rpsF gene encoding 30S ribosomal protein S6: MPFYEFAFIAQQGLTQYELEGLSKGLTALLVKMGGELVKYEYWGLLDFAYSIAKNNKGHYCMMYMRATPTAMDEFKRKIKLNEDVLRFLCLKVDKVPEGRSAMMGSDQD; the protein is encoded by the coding sequence GTGCCTTTTTACGAGTTTGCTTTTATAGCACAACAGGGCTTAACTCAGTATGAGCTCGAAGGGCTTTCGAAGGGGTTAACAGCCTTGTTGGTGAAGATGGGGGGTGAGCTTGTAAAATATGAGTACTGGGGCCTTCTGGATTTTGCATATAGCATCGCGAAAAACAATAAGGGGCATTATTGTATGATGTACATGAGAGCCACTCCGACCGCGATGGATGAGTTTAAGCGTAAGATAAAGCTCAACGAAGATGTGTTGAGATTTTTATGTTTAAAGGTGGATAAAGTCCCAGAGGGGAGGTCTGCCATGATGGGTTCTGATCAGGATTAG
- the grxD gene encoding Grx4 family monothiol glutaredoxin, translated as MGSDVAQRIKQDIENNDVVLYMKGTADAPQCGFSSVVVAALRNINVHFKDVDVLRCPELREGIKKFSDWPTIPQLYIKGEFIGGCDIVREMYNSGELKALLQEKGIIAG; from the coding sequence ATGGGTAGTGATGTTGCTCAGAGAATAAAACAGGACATAGAGAACAACGATGTTGTGTTGTATATGAAAGGCACTGCTGATGCTCCACAGTGCGGGTTTTCAAGTGTTGTCGTTGCCGCTTTGAGGAATATTAATGTACATTTTAAGGACGTTGACGTCCTGCGGTGTCCAGAGCTACGCGAAGGGATAAAAAAGTTTTCCGATTGGCCAACAATTCCACAGCTATATATAAAGGGAGAGTTCATCGGTGGCTGTGACATAGTTAGAGAGATGTACAATAGCGGCGAGTTAAAAGCACTGCTGCAGGAAAAAGGCATAATAGCTGGATAG
- a CDS encoding ribonuclease D: MLIRSTGKLSEFCARVLQDSPESVAIDTEFSRSYNEYYPKLCLLQIAYGDVHCVVDVLEEGIDLAPLQTVFSNPHIFKVFHDCRQDLDAISVIFPELPKPIFDTQIAAMFCEYYDNSVGYSRLVEQFFSIRLNKLSFKRVDWSKRPLSESKVRYAIDDVIYLHKLYGILRDILSEKGRLSWFLQEMEIVECGLVDNYANLLEGMDFFSDLTEQEAVVARAVVEWRENVARALNVNRNVVLSSKGVLELTKDFLECGSEDALKRHVRETYLRQIQISLSEIIDGNMNNKPELYGKDGNDRNVLNLLSILLHSGCLENGISQKLVASKRDLVRAISLLPSDIMQGWRYEFFGHKVADFIEGRTKLVFSMKGDMHLDVSTIGP; this comes from the coding sequence GTGTTGATACGTTCCACTGGTAAGTTATCTGAGTTTTGTGCCAGGGTGCTACAAGATAGTCCTGAAAGCGTCGCAATAGATACTGAGTTCTCAAGGAGCTATAACGAGTACTATCCTAAGTTATGTCTATTGCAGATAGCCTATGGTGACGTTCATTGTGTCGTTGATGTATTAGAAGAAGGCATAGACCTTGCTCCGCTACAGACGGTTTTCAGTAATCCGCATATCTTTAAGGTTTTTCACGACTGCCGTCAGGATCTTGACGCGATCTCTGTGATATTTCCGGAGTTGCCAAAGCCTATTTTTGATACGCAAATAGCAGCCATGTTCTGCGAGTATTATGACAATTCTGTTGGCTACTCGCGTCTAGTGGAGCAGTTTTTTTCCATAAGGTTAAACAAGCTTTCCTTCAAGCGAGTTGATTGGTCCAAGAGACCGCTTTCAGAGAGCAAAGTTAGGTATGCAATTGACGATGTTATATACCTGCACAAGCTTTATGGCATCTTGCGTGATATATTGTCAGAAAAGGGGCGATTATCTTGGTTTTTACAAGAGATGGAAATTGTGGAATGTGGCTTGGTGGATAATTATGCAAACCTCCTTGAAGGGATGGATTTTTTCTCCGACTTGACGGAGCAAGAGGCGGTAGTGGCAAGGGCAGTAGTCGAATGGCGGGAAAACGTAGCACGTGCTTTAAATGTGAATAGAAATGTTGTTTTGAGCTCTAAGGGAGTCCTGGAATTAACTAAAGACTTCCTTGAGTGTGGCAGCGAGGATGCGCTAAAAAGGCATGTGCGGGAGACGTATTTGCGGCAAATACAAATCAGCCTTTCTGAAATAATAGACGGTAACATGAATAACAAGCCCGAACTATATGGCAAAGATGGCAACGACCGAAATGTTTTGAACCTACTCTCCATACTGTTACACAGCGGTTGCCTTGAGAATGGCATATCGCAAAAGTTAGTGGCTTCAAAGAGAGATCTAGTGCGTGCCATAAGCCTCCTGCCGAGCGATATTATGCAGGGTTGGCGATACGAATTTTTTGGACATAAAGTTGCAGATTTTATTGAAGGCCGTACTAAGCTGGTCTTTTCAATGAAAGGAGATATGCATTTGGATGTGTCTACAATAGGACCCTAA
- a CDS encoding CvpA family protein: MVLDIAVALIVLLLLTLGFIRGFIKEVLGLAGLALSIGATMARHDHFFDTFSARVPSEALAGVLSGGTVFVLSITCAILAGSIIVRLLEPLRHSVLDKTAGSIVGIAKGLVISYFLFFAMETLLYVFAPYPKSASGNDEAVENVELPGWFVDTYSYGVFSVASEYMGSTLSDGTYEQITLAARDLLDKKRSGRAMTLHKNHEEP; this comes from the coding sequence ATGGTATTGGACATCGCTGTTGCTCTTATAGTACTGCTGCTGTTAACTCTTGGTTTTATCAGGGGTTTTATCAAGGAAGTGTTGGGTCTTGCTGGGCTAGCGCTGTCAATTGGGGCAACCATGGCGAGGCACGACCACTTTTTTGACACGTTTAGTGCGCGTGTTCCCTCCGAAGCCTTGGCTGGGGTTCTCTCGGGAGGAACTGTTTTCGTTTTGTCTATAACCTGTGCGATTTTAGCGGGAAGTATAATTGTGCGTTTGTTAGAGCCTTTAAGGCACAGTGTTCTTGACAAGACGGCGGGCTCTATTGTAGGCATAGCAAAGGGGTTGGTTATTTCATACTTCTTGTTCTTTGCCATGGAAACATTGCTGTATGTTTTTGCACCGTATCCTAAAAGTGCCAGTGGTAATGATGAAGCAGTAGAGAATGTGGAACTTCCAGGATGGTTTGTTGACACATATTCCTACGGGGTTTTCTCCGTTGCTAGTGAGTATATGGGGAGCACCTTATCGGATGGCACGTATGAGCAAATTACCTTAGCTGCCAGGGATTTGCTGGATAAAAAGCGCTCTGGTCGAGCTATGACTCTTCATAAAAATCACGAAGAGCCTTAG